The Pocillopora verrucosa isolate sample1 chromosome 2, ASM3666991v2, whole genome shotgun sequence genome has a segment encoding these proteins:
- the LOC131768977 gene encoding CDK5 and ABL1 enzyme substrate 1 isoform X2 codes for MAAVTASRPSKGRSKRVATACAFLSNISLDGNITKEAAERKKEKASLKESNEHDRRDTGLSLEATRRTRNKLLHSVSEPSTSSGESFEDSSKRSIHRQRSVTEAIHERKCQESSVMIRRSVSMSESSYDPSTTSVSFQRTKNRILCLAGSSFHHKRRANDKRIVLCSSQKAPLATYSVLKYHKENQEAGQEGMSVKKISIATPSQSAGIEGVQLGTIDKPVSYRSFLISTYPLAWNEAVSNKGSPSVPLPMDNGGLVSENVEGALPPPSWYDPLLLDNPELKSGRHRKVLNLTSYLVSMVAYAKPSELKKDLNEQFREKFPNLNITLTKLRSLKRDIIKIALSQDCLLDPTTVGYAFVYFEKLILKEKITKANRKLLAGSCLLLAAKFNGDMKREKIKEVIECKSHYLQGLEAQVN; via the exons ATGGCGGCTGTGACGGCTAGCCGTCCTAGTAAGGGAAGGTCAAAGCGTGTTGCTACGGCATGTGCTTTCCTTTCGAATATTTCACTGGATGGAAATATTACAAAGGAAGCAGCTgaacggaaaaaagaaaaggctaGTCTCAAAGAAAGCAATGAACACGATCGTAGAGACACTGGCCTCTCGCTAGAAGCGACAAGAAGGACACGGAATAAACTGCTGCACTCTGTATctgaaccctcgacctccagTGGAGAATCTTTTGAGGACAGCTCCAAACGATCAATACACAGACAACGTAGTGTTACGGAGGCTATTCATGAGAGAAAATGTCAGGAGAGTTCCGTAATGATACGAAGGAGTGTTTCAATGTCTGAATCGTCCTACGACCCTTCGACTACGAGTGTTAGTTTCCAACGTACGAAGAATCGGATTTTGTGTTTGGCGGGATCTTCTTTCCACCACAAGAGACGAGCAAATGACAAGAG AATAGTCTTGTGTTCTTCTCAAAAGGCTCCACTGGCCACCTACTCTGTCCTGAAATATCATAAGGAAAACCAAGAAGCAGGCCAAGAAGGAATGAG TGTCAAGAAGATATCCATAGCTACACCCAGCCAGTCTGCTGGTATTGAAGGGGTTCAACTTGGAACAATTGACAAG cCAGTATCATACAGATCATTTCTGATATCAACGTATCCCTTGGCTTGGAATGAAGCTGTTTCCAACAAAGGATCTCCATCTGTACCTTTACCAATGGATAATGGAGGACTTGTTTCAG AGAATGTTGAGGGAGCATTGCCACCACCCAGTTGGTATGATCCTCTTCTTCTTGATAATCCTGAACTGAAATCAGGTCGGCACAGAAAGGTTCTCAACTTGACTTCATACTTG GTATCCATGGTGGCATATGCAAAGCCTTCTGAGCTGAAAAAAGACCTGAATGAACAATTCAGAGAAAAGTTTCCAAATCTCAACATTACCCTCACAAAATTAAGAAG cttaaagAGAGATATTATAAAAATAGCATTATCACAA GATTGCCTGCTTGATCCAACCACAGTGGGTTATGCATTTGTCTActttgaaaaacttattttgaag gaaaagaTTACTAAGGCAAACAGAAAGCTTCTGGCAG gTTCCTGCTTGTTATTGGCTGCAAAATTTAATGGTGAtatgaaaagagagaaaatcaaagaggTCATTGAG TGCAAATCTCATTACCTTCAAGGCCTGGAAGCTCAAGTGAATTGA
- the LOC131768977 gene encoding CDK5 and ABL1 enzyme substrate 1 isoform X1, with product MAAVTASRPSKGRSKRVATACAFLSNISLDGNITKEAAERKKEKASLKESNEHDRRDTGLSLEATRRTRNKLLHSVSEPSTSSGESFEDSSKRSIHRQRSVTEAIHERKCQESSVMIRRSVSMSESSYDPSTTSVSFQRTKNRILCLAGSSFHHKRRANDKRIVLCSSQKAPLATYSVLKYHKENQEAGQEGMSVKKISIATPSQSAGIEGVQLGTIDKPVSYRSFLISTYPLAWNEAVSNKGSPSVPLPMDNGGLVSENVEGALPPPSWYDPLLLDNPELKSGRHRKVLNLTSYLVSMVAYAKPSELKKDLNEQFREKFPNLNITLTKLRSLKRDIIKIALSQDCLLDPTTVGYAFVYFEKLILKEKITKANRKLLAGSCLLLAAKFNGDMKREKIKEVIEAIEDRLRISAKELIRFEFQVVIALEFDLHIPQWEILPHVKRMETE from the exons ATGGCGGCTGTGACGGCTAGCCGTCCTAGTAAGGGAAGGTCAAAGCGTGTTGCTACGGCATGTGCTTTCCTTTCGAATATTTCACTGGATGGAAATATTACAAAGGAAGCAGCTgaacggaaaaaagaaaaggctaGTCTCAAAGAAAGCAATGAACACGATCGTAGAGACACTGGCCTCTCGCTAGAAGCGACAAGAAGGACACGGAATAAACTGCTGCACTCTGTATctgaaccctcgacctccagTGGAGAATCTTTTGAGGACAGCTCCAAACGATCAATACACAGACAACGTAGTGTTACGGAGGCTATTCATGAGAGAAAATGTCAGGAGAGTTCCGTAATGATACGAAGGAGTGTTTCAATGTCTGAATCGTCCTACGACCCTTCGACTACGAGTGTTAGTTTCCAACGTACGAAGAATCGGATTTTGTGTTTGGCGGGATCTTCTTTCCACCACAAGAGACGAGCAAATGACAAGAG AATAGTCTTGTGTTCTTCTCAAAAGGCTCCACTGGCCACCTACTCTGTCCTGAAATATCATAAGGAAAACCAAGAAGCAGGCCAAGAAGGAATGAG TGTCAAGAAGATATCCATAGCTACACCCAGCCAGTCTGCTGGTATTGAAGGGGTTCAACTTGGAACAATTGACAAG cCAGTATCATACAGATCATTTCTGATATCAACGTATCCCTTGGCTTGGAATGAAGCTGTTTCCAACAAAGGATCTCCATCTGTACCTTTACCAATGGATAATGGAGGACTTGTTTCAG AGAATGTTGAGGGAGCATTGCCACCACCCAGTTGGTATGATCCTCTTCTTCTTGATAATCCTGAACTGAAATCAGGTCGGCACAGAAAGGTTCTCAACTTGACTTCATACTTG GTATCCATGGTGGCATATGCAAAGCCTTCTGAGCTGAAAAAAGACCTGAATGAACAATTCAGAGAAAAGTTTCCAAATCTCAACATTACCCTCACAAAATTAAGAAG cttaaagAGAGATATTATAAAAATAGCATTATCACAA GATTGCCTGCTTGATCCAACCACAGTGGGTTATGCATTTGTCTActttgaaaaacttattttgaag gaaaagaTTACTAAGGCAAACAGAAAGCTTCTGGCAG gTTCCTGCTTGTTATTGGCTGCAAAATTTAATGGTGAtatgaaaagagagaaaatcaaagaggTCATTGAG GCCATAGAGGATAGGCTTCGAATATCAGCAAAAGAGCTCATTAGATTTGAATTCCAAGTTGTTATTGCTCTGGAGTTTGATTTACACATTCCACAGTGGGAGATCTTACCGCATGTCAAACGAATGGAAACAGAATAA